A stretch of Alkalicella caledoniensis DNA encodes these proteins:
- a CDS encoding xanthine dehydrogenase family protein molybdopterin-binding subunit — translation MKKRGVGMGCMWYGVGNTGLPNPAAAFVEVHSDGSVTVLTGAADIGQGSDTVMCQIVAEALGVHYEDVSVLSADSGVTPESGASSASRQTYISGNACLNAANMAKETIVKVAAELLGTTASNVELRDRRAFDKNNTDNHILYSKVLMTMKQKGIIAVGSGSFNPDTTGLNPENLEGSPYGTYAFATQIVEVEVDTETGEVDVIKIIAAHDVGTAINKQNVEGQIEGGALMGVGYALLEEIELDNGKIKNPNFTSYLINTAMDTPKIYPIIVEEHSETGPFGAKGVGEPTLIPTAPAILSAIEDAIGIRFNEVPVTPEKIIKSLKNGGK, via the coding sequence ATGAAAAAAAGAGGCGTAGGAATGGGTTGTATGTGGTATGGGGTTGGTAATACTGGGCTACCTAATCCAGCAGCAGCTTTTGTTGAGGTTCATAGTGATGGTTCAGTTACAGTGCTAACAGGTGCTGCAGACATAGGACAGGGATCTGACACTGTCATGTGCCAGATTGTGGCAGAAGCACTAGGGGTCCATTATGAAGACGTTAGTGTATTATCTGCTGACAGTGGTGTTACCCCAGAGTCTGGCGCATCATCTGCCAGTAGACAAACATATATTTCAGGAAATGCTTGCTTAAATGCAGCAAATATGGCTAAAGAAACCATTGTAAAAGTAGCCGCAGAATTATTGGGTACTACAGCTTCTAACGTAGAATTGCGGGATAGGAGAGCCTTTGACAAAAATAACACCGACAACCACATCCTATATTCCAAAGTATTAATGACCATGAAGCAAAAGGGTATTATCGCTGTAGGAAGTGGTAGCTTTAATCCAGATACCACAGGGTTAAATCCAGAAAACCTAGAAGGCAGTCCATATGGAACTTACGCCTTTGCAACTCAGATTGTTGAGGTTGAAGTGGACACCGAAACTGGAGAAGTTGATGTTATAAAAATCATCGCAGCCCATGATGTAGGTACAGCCATCAACAAACAAAATGTTGAGGGGCAAATTGAAGGTGGAGCGTTGATGGGAGTTGGATACGCATTACTTGAGGAAATAGAGCTAGATAACGGTAAAATAAAAAATCCAAATTTTACAAGTTACTTAATCAATACAGCAATGGACACACCCAAAATATATCCAATTATTGTTGAAGAACATAGCGAAACTGGACCCTTTGGAGCAAAAGGAGTCGGTGAACCTACATTGATCCCTACTGCACCGGCAATCTTAAGTGCAATAGAAGATGCCATAGGTATTAGATTTAATGAAGTTCCTGTAACTCCTGAAAAAATTATTAAGTCTCTAAAAAATGGAGGTAAGTAA
- a CDS encoding PTS transporter subunit IIC: protein MSNTNEKVSFFKRKNIEFSVKRYLIDTLSFMALGLFSSLIIGSIMNTIGSKLGIPFLSETVWPIANSMTGPAIAVAVAFGLQAPPLVMFSAVIVGAAGAANGGGPVGALLATLVGVEFGKMVSKETKVDIIVTPAVTILVGCLVASFVAPAVGAFMTKFGELIMYATELHPVPMGSLVAVLMGIALTLPISSAAIAIMLSLSGIAAGAAVVGCCCQMVGFAVQSYKDNGWGGVFAQGVGTSMLQVPNIVKKPIIWLPPIIASAILGPISARVLQMENTPMGAGMGTSGLVGQFEAISAMDGGAGMYLSIFLMHIALPAILVYVISKVMYSKQILKPGDMKLDL, encoded by the coding sequence ATGTCAAATACTAATGAAAAAGTTAGTTTCTTTAAAAGAAAGAACATAGAGTTCTCTGTTAAAAGGTACTTAATTGACACTTTAAGCTTCATGGCACTTGGTCTTTTTTCTTCACTAATAATCGGTAGTATAATGAATACAATCGGAAGTAAACTTGGGATACCATTTTTATCAGAAACAGTATGGCCCATTGCTAACAGTATGACTGGACCAGCTATAGCAGTTGCAGTAGCCTTTGGTCTTCAGGCTCCGCCTTTAGTAATGTTCTCAGCAGTAATAGTGGGAGCTGCTGGAGCGGCAAACGGTGGAGGACCTGTAGGTGCTTTGCTGGCAACGTTAGTTGGTGTGGAGTTCGGTAAAATGGTTTCAAAGGAAACAAAAGTGGATATAATCGTAACACCAGCTGTAACAATACTAGTTGGCTGCTTAGTTGCAAGCTTTGTTGCACCAGCTGTTGGAGCATTTATGACAAAGTTTGGTGAGTTAATTATGTATGCAACAGAGCTACACCCTGTTCCAATGGGTAGTTTAGTTGCTGTACTAATGGGAATTGCCTTAACACTACCTATAAGTAGTGCTGCAATAGCAATAATGTTAAGCTTAAGTGGCATAGCTGCAGGAGCTGCCGTTGTTGGATGCTGTTGTCAGATGGTAGGTTTTGCTGTGCAAAGTTATAAAGATAATGGTTGGGGTGGAGTTTTTGCCCAAGGAGTTGGAACATCAATGCTCCAAGTACCAAATATCGTTAAAAAACCAATTATTTGGTTACCGCCAATTATAGCATCTGCTATACTTGGTCCAATTTCCGCTAGAGTATTACAAATGGAAAACACACCAATGGGTGCAGGTATGGGAACCAGTGGTTTAGTAGGTCAGTTCGAAGCTATTTCAGCAATGGATGGTGGAGCTGGTATGTATCTATCCATATTTCTAATGCACATAGCACTACCAGCAATACTAGTGTATGTAATTTCTAAAGTCATGTATTCTAAACAAATACTTAAACCAGGTGATATGAAGTTAGACCTATAA
- a CDS encoding nucleoside-triphosphatase — MNIFLTGGKQVGKSTIINSVTNELGIGEKTIGFRTLLNPSTEIRTFYIEPINISLLENPYKDIGYFKDGTKTGITSTFEDYGVKLLEKCLSERSSIVLLDEVGFFEEGARNFQKKLHELLDSPKTVLGVIKEHTSEFLDSIRFREDVRILHVTLVNREEIKIELIKIIKNLKLEN, encoded by the coding sequence GTGAATATTTTCCTAACAGGTGGAAAGCAAGTTGGCAAATCTACAATAATAAATTCAGTAACAAATGAACTGGGTATAGGGGAGAAAACCATTGGGTTTAGGACATTGTTGAATCCTAGTACAGAAATAAGGACGTTTTATATAGAACCAATTAATATTTCACTATTAGAAAACCCATACAAAGACATAGGTTACTTTAAGGACGGTACAAAAACAGGGATTACATCTACCTTTGAAGATTATGGAGTTAAATTACTAGAAAAATGTTTATCAGAGAGATCCTCAATAGTCCTCTTAGATGAAGTTGGTTTTTTTGAGGAAGGAGCACGAAATTTCCAAAAAAAGTTACATGAACTTCTAGACTCTCCTAAGACGGTCCTAGGTGTAATTAAAGAACATACATCCGAATTCTTGGACTCCATAAGATTTCGAGAAGATGTGAGGATTTTACATGTAACACTAGTTAACAGAGAAGAAATTAAAATAGAACTTATAAAAATAATTAAAAATTTAAAACTAGAAAATTAG
- a CDS encoding ABC transporter substrate-binding protein produces the protein MIKSNKTMILVILLLTSIIMSGCLGSQQNPSDTITETNRTVIDQKGREVEIPKEINSVVSTYGPATNLIFAVGAQHKLVAVPDKTHSNKFFTSVYPEVLKLDEIGSRGEGLNIEAVIASNPDVVILFPGNDNETIIEQLATQKIPAVVINPESIEEILECIELLGDVLGREAQAKELIAYYIESLELVESRVSNISLDQRKKVYLAGSNGLLSTTSSDMYQHHLIEQAGGINVASSLNGGWNQVSAEQLIKFNPDFITSVQYSKGNVAQEISDNKQFSNIEAIKNKQVYIFPSNLGGWDMPEPRSILGILWLSNMLYPEEFADMDILKEIEEFHLNFYGKNFTELGGILNDNEILEKIK, from the coding sequence ATGATTAAATCCAATAAAACAATGATACTTGTGATACTTTTACTTACATCAATAATTATGTCAGGGTGCTTGGGCTCACAGCAAAACCCCTCTGACACAATAACAGAGACTAATAGAACTGTTATAGATCAAAAAGGTAGAGAAGTTGAGATTCCCAAAGAAATTAACAGCGTTGTGTCCACCTATGGCCCAGCCACTAATTTGATTTTCGCAGTAGGGGCACAACACAAACTTGTGGCGGTGCCTGATAAAACACATTCTAACAAGTTTTTTACCAGTGTTTATCCAGAGGTGCTGAAATTAGATGAAATTGGCAGCAGAGGCGAAGGGTTAAATATCGAAGCAGTTATAGCATCAAACCCTGATGTTGTTATATTATTTCCCGGGAATGATAATGAAACAATAATAGAACAGCTTGCTACACAGAAGATTCCAGCTGTTGTAATTAACCCAGAAAGTATAGAAGAGATTTTAGAATGTATCGAACTACTTGGGGATGTTTTAGGGAGAGAAGCACAAGCTAAAGAGTTAATTGCCTATTACATTGAGAGTCTAGAGCTTGTGGAGAGTAGGGTGTCTAACATATCCTTAGACCAACGTAAAAAGGTATACTTAGCGGGATCTAATGGATTATTGTCAACAACATCTTCTGATATGTATCAACACCATCTGATTGAACAAGCAGGTGGAATTAACGTTGCAAGTTCCTTAAATGGAGGTTGGAACCAAGTTTCAGCAGAACAGTTAATAAAATTTAACCCCGATTTTATTACTTCCGTACAATATAGCAAAGGGAATGTAGCACAGGAAATATCAGACAATAAACAGTTTAGTAATATAGAAGCAATAAAAAATAAACAGGTTTATATTTTCCCCTCAAATTTAGGGGGATGGGATATGCCAGAGCCTAGGTCCATATTAGGGATCCTGTGGTTATCAAATATGCTATATCCTGAAGAATTTGCTGACATGGACATATTAAAAGAAATAGAGGAATTTCATCTAAATTTCTATGGCAAGAATTTCACAGAACTTGGGGGAATTTTAAATGATAATGAAATTCTGGAGAAAATTAAATAG
- a CDS encoding FecCD family ABC transporter permease, which produces MIMKFWRKLNSNLKNKKSTIFIFFIVTIFISLFSGRYSVKVDEILTLFQELPNFLLGNEITSNQSLVFYYIRLPRIILALVTGVVLGGTGVVFQGVFKNPLASPDVLGVTAGCTVGAAIAILLPFEGNLIIQVTAFVFGIVTVFITYGLAKASKNKNIVMLVLAGMVVSAFFSAMLSLIKYMADPFEQLPAIVFWTMGGFHRASWPRIQTLLITVLPCIIFLKSTSWKLNILCLGDEDAQGLGINVKRLRLIILSISAFMVASCISITGTVGWVALVVPHITRLYVGADHSRLLPMSMLVGGGFTVLMDTIARSLTTSEIPISILTAAIGAPVFAYLLIVKSTVEG; this is translated from the coding sequence ATGATAATGAAATTCTGGAGAAAATTAAATAGTAATCTTAAAAACAAAAAAAGTACCATATTTATTTTTTTCATAGTAACTATATTCATTTCTTTATTTTCTGGACGTTATAGCGTAAAGGTTGATGAAATATTGACTTTGTTTCAAGAGCTTCCTAATTTTCTATTAGGAAATGAAATAACAAGTAATCAGAGTTTAGTATTTTACTATATCAGACTCCCAAGAATTATTTTAGCTTTAGTAACTGGCGTAGTACTAGGTGGAACAGGTGTTGTTTTTCAAGGGGTCTTTAAAAACCCCTTGGCCTCCCCAGATGTGTTAGGAGTCACAGCAGGGTGTACTGTTGGTGCTGCTATAGCCATACTACTCCCCTTTGAAGGCAATCTAATTATACAAGTAACAGCATTTGTGTTTGGTATAGTTACAGTTTTTATTACATATGGTCTTGCAAAAGCTTCAAAAAACAAAAACATAGTGATGCTAGTGCTAGCTGGCATGGTTGTATCCGCATTCTTTTCAGCTATGCTGTCACTAATTAAATACATGGCAGATCCATTTGAACAACTTCCAGCTATTGTTTTTTGGACAATGGGAGGATTCCATAGAGCTTCATGGCCTAGGATTCAAACGCTACTTATAACAGTTCTACCGTGTATTATTTTTTTAAAATCTACATCTTGGAAGTTGAACATACTGTGCTTGGGTGATGAAGATGCACAGGGATTAGGTATAAATGTAAAGAGACTGCGCCTTATAATACTGAGTATATCTGCATTTATGGTTGCAAGCTGTATTAGTATTACTGGAACCGTTGGATGGGTGGCTTTAGTCGTACCCCACATTACTAGGTTATATGTTGGAGCAGATCACAGTAGGCTACTTCCGATGAGTATGTTGGTTGGCGGAGGTTTCACAGTACTAATGGATACTATAGCAAGATCACTTACAACTTCCGAGATCCCAATCAGTATACTAACAGCAGCCATTGGTGCACCAGTCTTTGCTTACTTACTTATAGTTAAAAGCACTGTGGAGGGATAA
- a CDS encoding ABC transporter ATP-binding protein, whose translation MTIKITDIQFNYNQRRVLKGCSLIIERGNIYGLLGANGAGKTTLMKIIKGLLKPQNGDVEIDGRNTLAMTIEEISQKIATVSQDTNQVFPFSVLDMVTMGRNPHIKLFGKPIKEDYIKAEESLALVGGLYLKERIFNELSGGERQLVMIARALAQQTPYILFDEPTAHLDFTNQHVILKVIRDVVKKNNLGVLICMHDPNLVYQYCSHSVMIHEGQVLSKGLTKEVFNEGNLSYLYGTSTKISRIDNGLIYVSAK comes from the coding sequence ATGACTATAAAAATTACAGATATCCAATTTAACTATAATCAGAGGCGTGTCCTAAAAGGATGTTCGTTAATTATTGAAAGAGGTAACATATACGGTCTTTTAGGTGCTAATGGAGCGGGAAAAACAACCCTAATGAAAATTATAAAGGGACTGCTTAAACCGCAAAATGGAGATGTTGAAATTGATGGAAGAAACACTTTAGCAATGACCATAGAGGAAATATCCCAAAAGATTGCTACTGTTTCCCAAGACACTAATCAAGTATTTCCTTTTTCTGTACTTGATATGGTAACTATGGGGAGGAATCCTCACATCAAGCTTTTCGGTAAGCCAATAAAGGAAGATTACATAAAGGCAGAGGAGTCTTTAGCATTGGTAGGAGGGCTTTACTTAAAAGAGAGAATTTTTAATGAGCTAAGTGGCGGGGAGAGGCAATTAGTTATGATAGCTAGAGCATTAGCACAACAAACTCCATACATATTATTTGATGAACCTACTGCTCACTTGGATTTTACAAATCAGCATGTAATTTTAAAAGTTATAAGGGATGTTGTAAAGAAAAATAATTTAGGGGTCTTAATTTGCATGCACGACCCTAATCTAGTGTACCAGTATTGCTCACACTCAGTGATGATACATGAGGGTCAAGTTCTTAGTAAAGGTTTAACAAAAGAAGTTTTTAATGAAGGCAATCTATCTTACCTCTATGGAACATCCACTAAAATCAGTCGAATAGACAATGGACTAATCTATGTTTCAGCTAAGTAA
- the mocA gene encoding molybdenum cofactor cytidylyltransferase → MITAIIMASGYSRRMKQNKLLLKIFGKPMVEHVIDIAKKGSLDEILLIYKDQEVKEIASKNNVNSLYNKYAYLGQSEAIKLGVSNSHEDTEGYMFLTSDQPLLTEDILNRLIHKFNQNKDCIIVPLYGDKPGSPCIFPKKFKNQLLSLSGDTGGRRIIKGNTQHVLYVNIEEHAGHDIDKWEDYIGIF, encoded by the coding sequence ATGATAACAGCTATTATAATGGCATCAGGTTACTCGAGAAGAATGAAACAAAACAAACTACTATTAAAGATATTCGGTAAACCTATGGTGGAACATGTTATCGATATAGCAAAAAAAGGATCTCTAGATGAGATCTTATTGATATATAAGGACCAGGAAGTTAAAGAGATAGCGAGTAAAAATAATGTTAATTCATTGTATAACAAATATGCATATCTAGGACAAAGTGAGGCCATAAAATTAGGAGTCAGCAACTCCCATGAAGACACTGAGGGATATATGTTTTTAACATCGGACCAACCACTGCTGACAGAAGACATACTAAATAGACTAATCCACAAATTTAATCAAAATAAGGACTGCATAATAGTGCCTTTATATGGGGACAAGCCTGGCAGTCCTTGTATATTTCCAAAGAAATTCAAGAATCAACTACTTAGCCTTTCAGGAGATACTGGAGGCAGAAGAATAATCAAAGGCAATACACAGCATGTACTATATGTGAATATAGAAGAGCATGCAGGACATGACATTGATAAATGGGAGGACTATATAGGAATTTTTTAA
- a CDS encoding NAD(P)-dependent oxidoreductase, which translates to MRIGFIGLGAMGKGMATNLVKSVNQLVVYDINIAVVNELKELGAEVAKSPKDLAEKVDVIMTSLPNSQIVQMTMLGENGVLEGAKPGSVIVDFSSITPKTIQHIAREANKKDIEVLDAPVSGGQIGAEKGTLTIMVGGKEEVLNKILPLLNCVGTSIKHVGDVGAGDTIKLVNNLLLGVNMAAVSEALTLGVKAGLKPEILYDVISQSSGNSYALKAKYEKFIAKGNFEPGFMIDLQYKDLQLAIDTAKDLQFPLLIGNLAQQLYEIARAEGNGNKDISAIINTFENWGQVKVREREAE; encoded by the coding sequence ATGAGGATAGGTTTTATAGGACTTGGAGCAATGGGTAAAGGGATGGCCACGAATTTAGTGAAAAGTGTCAATCAATTGGTTGTTTATGATATAAACATAGCAGTTGTCAACGAACTAAAAGAACTAGGTGCTGAAGTGGCTAAATCTCCTAAAGACTTGGCTGAAAAAGTAGATGTTATTATGACATCTTTACCAAATTCACAAATAGTTCAAATGACTATGCTAGGTGAAAATGGTGTCTTAGAAGGGGCAAAGCCAGGAAGCGTTATTGTTGATTTCAGCAGTATAACGCCAAAGACAATTCAACACATCGCTAGGGAAGCAAACAAAAAAGATATAGAAGTTCTAGACGCTCCAGTCAGTGGCGGTCAAATAGGGGCAGAAAAAGGAACTTTAACCATAATGGTTGGAGGAAAGGAAGAGGTATTAAACAAAATACTTCCATTATTAAACTGCGTTGGAACTTCTATCAAACACGTAGGAGATGTGGGCGCTGGCGATACAATTAAACTAGTAAACAACTTACTACTTGGAGTAAATATGGCTGCAGTTTCAGAAGCGTTAACTTTAGGTGTTAAAGCTGGCCTAAAGCCAGAAATTTTATATGATGTTATCTCTCAAAGCTCAGGAAATTCATATGCACTAAAAGCAAAGTATGAAAAATTCATAGCTAAGGGGAACTTTGAGCCTGGATTTATGATTGATTTGCAATATAAAGATTTACAATTAGCTATCGATACTGCAAAGGACCTACAATTTCCACTACTTATAGGAAATTTAGCACAACAATTGTATGAAATTGCTAGGGCAGAAGGTAATGGCAATAAGGATATATCTGCAATAATAAATACATTTGAAAATTGGGGTCAAGTAAAAGTAAGGGAAAGGGAGGCAGAATAA